The following is a genomic window from Methanotorris formicicus Mc-S-70.
CCATTAGCAAAGAATGGATTATTTGCATCTACAATCATCACATTTGCAAGATGCATGGGAACCTTTGGAACTGTCTTAATCCTTGCCGGTGGTTCTTACATGTATACTGAAATACTCCCAATAACGTTGTATCTAAACATATCATATGGAAACATGGAGATGGCAATAACAAGTGGAATACTCCTGATAATAATCTCGTTTATTGCTATCTTGGCGTTTGAAAAATTTGAAGGGCATAAAAGGTGAAAATAATGAATTTTTTAAAGATTGAGGATTTAAGTATTGATTTAGGTGAGTTTAAACTTGTCGATGTTAATTTAGAGGTAAAGAAGAGAGATTATTTAACAATTATAGGTCCTACAGGAAGTGGTAAATCCATACTATTAGAAACAATCGCTGGATTTTACAAACCAGAAAAGGGAAGAATTTATCTTGAAGGGGAAGATATAACTAATCTACCCCCAGAAAAAAGAAATATGAGTATTGTATATCAAGATTATGTTCTATTTCCACATAAGACGGTTTTTGACAATATTGCCTATGGTTTGAAGAAAAAAATTAAAGATAAGGAAAAGATTAGAGAAGAAGTAACCCAAATTACAGAGGTATTGAAAATATCCCATTTGTTGCATAGGAAGCCAACAACGTTAAGTGGTGGAGAACAGCAGAGAGTTGCTTTAGCAAGGGCTTTGATAGTTAAACCAAAACTCTTATTGATGGATGAGCCATTCAGTGCCTTAGATATAAAAACAAAAGAAAATTTAAGGAAGTTGGTTAAAAAAGCAATAAGTGAATATGAAACAACTGTCTTGCATGTAACCCATGATTTTGATGATGTTTGGAGTTTGGCAAATAAGGTTGTAGTTATGAAAAATGGAAAGATTCTACAGGAAGGGGACGTTAATGAGATATTTTATAAACCATCTATAAACTTTGTCGCTGATTTTGTTGGAACTAATGTTTTAGATGGGGAAGTTATTGGAAAAGAAGATGGATTAACAAAAATAAAGGTTGGGAATTGTGTATTGTTAAGTGTTGATGATGGGGAGGGGAAGGTTAGATTATCAATAAGACCAGAGGATATAATCATCTCAAACAATCCAATAGAGACATCTGCAAGGAATGAATTTAGATGTAAAGTTGAGAAAATTAATAGAATGGGGAATTTAGTGTATTTAACTTTGAATGTTGATGGGATAATGTTGAGATGTATTTTAACACCAAATGCATTGTATAGTTTGAATATAAAAGAAGAAGATATTATTTATGCATTAATAAAAGCAACTAATGTGAGAATTATTGCTAAGAACGTTGAAGGTGAATGTAGAAGTTAATCCAAAGGTACATAGAAATTTTTAAAGTTGATTAAAATTTAATTTATAAATGTTAATATTCGAATATATTTAAAACAATCCTGTTATTAATACCCTCATCAAAAATTTTAAAAGACGTTTTGAATATAGTGTAGATTATAAACCAATGGGTGAAATGTATGGAGATAGATGCCATTATTATCTTTGACTTAAATGGGACAATAGCAACAGATGGGATTATAAAAGATTCAACAAAAGAAAAAATAAAAGAATTACGAAAATCCCATGAGATTTTTATCCTGTCTGCAGATACATTTGGAACTTTAAAGGATATAGAGATGGAGTTGGATATTAAAGGAATAAAGGTGGACAAGGAGAAATATGGAAACGAGAAGATAGCCAAATTAAAAATTTTAGAAACATTAAAGAATGAGAATCCAAATAAAAAAATCATTGCTTTTGGAAATGGAGCAAATGATGAGTTATTATTAAAAAATGCTGATTTAGGAATTTGTGTTATTGGGGATGAAGGCGTCTGGACCAAGACTTTATTAAATTCAGATATTGTTGTTAAGGATATTGATGATGGATTAGATTTAATCTTAAAAAGAAAGAGATTAGAAGCGACCATTAGGATTTAGATGTTGGTGAATCACATGAGGGATATACTGATAAAATTAAAAAATGGAGAAATTGATGTTGATGAGGCAGAAAAAAGATTAAAATTGAGTTACTTTGATGAGTTAGAGGAATTCTGTAAATTGGACGTTAACAGAAAGCATAGAACAGGAATACCTGAGGCAATATATGGGGAGAGTAAAACCACTAAAGATTTAGCAAAGATTATGGTACATTTGGCAGAGAAGAATGATGTTGCATTTGCCACACGTGTTAAAGATATTGACGCATTAAAAAAGGAATTAAAAAACTATAACTTAGAAAATTTTGATTTTAAAATAAATGAAATAGGAAGAACCTTTGCATTAATAAAAAAAGGTTATAATGTAGAAAAGATTGGAAAAGTCGGTATCTTAGCAGCAGGAACCTCAGATATTCCTGTTGCAGAGGAAGCAAAAGAAACTGCAGAGATTATGGGATGTGAGGTTATAAAATCCTATGATGTTGGGATTGCTGGAGTTCATAGGTTATTTAAACCTTTGAAAAGGATGATTGATGAGGAAGTTTGTTGTATTATTGTTGTTGCTGGTATGGAAGGGGCTTTACCTTCCCTTGTAACGTCCCTTGTTGATGTTCCAGTTATTGGAGTGCCAACATCTGTGGGTTATGGGGTGAAGATAACCCCAATCCTCACTATGCTCCACTCATGTTCCCCAGGTTTGGCAATAGTTAATATTGATAATGGATTTGGTGCTGGGGCATTTGCTGGTTTAATAGCATCCATGATATACCAAAAATTAAAACTGCCTTCTGAAACTGTTATATATTAGATAGACAAATATAGACATTGATAGTTATGGAGCGACACTATACGATGAAAGAGGTATCGAAAATCTTAGGAGTATCGATTAGAACATTACAACGATGGGATAAAGCTGAAAAGAAGGAATCAATAAAAGATACTGCAAAGGTTATGAGTAGGTATGTGGATGCAATAGTGGCAAGGGTTTATAAACATAGACATTTGGAAGAGATGGCTAAATATTCATCAGTTCCAGTTATAAATGCTTTGAGTGATTTAGCTCATCCTTACCAAATATTGGCCGATTTGATGACAATAAGGAATATAAAGGAAAATTTAAAGGATTAAAAATAGATTATTTAAGAGATGGAAACAATATCTGCAATTCTTTAATTTTGGGTTCTGCTTTAGTAGGGATGGATATTTATGTGGGAACACCAAGAGGCTGGATATGAGATAACTGATGATGTTATTGATGGAAAGCATTCAGTTGTTTATGATGAGGCAGAGAATAGGTTGCATGTTCAAAAAGGTGTGTTTAAGTTTGTATTTGAAAATGAACAATAATTTGTTTAAAAAATCAAAATAAGATTATGAAAAATGTCTATATTTTGAAAATAAAA
Proteins encoded in this region:
- a CDS encoding ATP-binding cassette domain-containing protein, which gives rise to MNFLKIEDLSIDLGEFKLVDVNLEVKKRDYLTIIGPTGSGKSILLETIAGFYKPEKGRIYLEGEDITNLPPEKRNMSIVYQDYVLFPHKTVFDNIAYGLKKKIKDKEKIREEVTQITEVLKISHLLHRKPTTLSGGEQQRVALARALIVKPKLLLMDEPFSALDIKTKENLRKLVKKAISEYETTVLHVTHDFDDVWSLANKVVVMKNGKILQEGDVNEIFYKPSINFVADFVGTNVLDGEVIGKEDGLTKIKVGNCVLLSVDDGEGKVRLSIRPEDIIISNNPIETSARNEFRCKVEKINRMGNLVYLTLNVDGIMLRCILTPNALYSLNIKEEDIIYALIKATNVRIIAKNVEGECRS
- a CDS encoding HAD family hydrolase, which codes for MEIDAIIIFDLNGTIATDGIIKDSTKEKIKELRKSHEIFILSADTFGTLKDIEMELDIKGIKVDKEKYGNEKIAKLKILETLKNENPNKKIIAFGNGANDELLLKNADLGICVIGDEGVWTKTLLNSDIVVKDIDDGLDLILKRKRLEATIRI
- the larB gene encoding nickel pincer cofactor biosynthesis protein LarB encodes the protein MRDILIKLKNGEIDVDEAEKRLKLSYFDELEEFCKLDVNRKHRTGIPEAIYGESKTTKDLAKIMVHLAEKNDVAFATRVKDIDALKKELKNYNLENFDFKINEIGRTFALIKKGYNVEKIGKVGILAAGTSDIPVAEEAKETAEIMGCEVIKSYDVGIAGVHRLFKPLKRMIDEEVCCIIVVAGMEGALPSLVTSLVDVPVIGVPTSVGYGVKITPILTMLHSCSPGLAIVNIDNGFGAGAFAGLIASMIYQKLKLPSETVIY